The Acidimicrobiales bacterium nucleotide sequence ACACCTCGTCGACGACGCGCTGCCAGAGGTCTCCCGCGAACGTGAGAACGTTCGTCTTGTGCACGAGGGTCAGGTGCCGGCGCGGGCGCCGTGCCGCCACCTCGAAGGCGAAGCGCACACACCGTTCCACGCCCATGCGAGTGTTGACGGAGCCCTGCGTGGCCACCTCGTGTGGGGTTCCCTTGCGCAGGAATCCCCCCTCGCCCGCGTAGGTCCCCTCCGTGTTCTCGCGCACGACTACGAAGTCGCAGTCGGGCGCCGGAGCGTCCGGGGTCCCCACGAAGGGTCGCAGGTTCACGTACAGGTCCAACTCGAAGCGCAGCCGCAGGAGCAGGCCGCGCTCGAGCAACCCCGACGGGACGTCGGTGGACCCGACCGGTGGCCCCACAGCGCCGAGCAGAATGGCGTCGAATGACCGCAGCTCCTGCAGGACTGCGTCCGACAGCACCTCGCCGGTCCGCAGATAGTGGGCCGCACCGAGCTCGTACTCGGTGGTGTCCAGCCTGACCCCGGCCGCGGCCACGACCTTGAGGGC carries:
- a CDS encoding 3-isopropylmalate dehydrogenase, with the translated sequence MSADRIHTVAVIGGDGIGPEVVAEALKVVAAAGVRLDTTEYELGAAHYLRTGEVLSDAVLQELRSFDAILLGAVGPPVGSTDVPSGLLERGLLLRLRFELDLYVNLRPFVGTPDAPAPDCDFVVVRENTEGTYAGEGGFLRKGTPHEVATQGSVNTRMGVERCVRFAFEVAARRPRRHLTLVHKTNVLTFAGDLWQRVVDEVSKEFSTVTHDYNHVDAACIYLVEQPGRYDVVVTDNLFGDILTDLAGAIAGGIGFAASANLNPSRVGPSLFEPVHGAAHDIAGTGRANPLAAVRSAALMLEHLGEPDAAERISKAVTTYLTEQSPGSTVPSTVAVGDAIAERL